AGCCTTGCCAAAAACATGGGCGACTTCGGGCACGGTCTTGATCAAGCGGTCGGTGCGCTGCAGCAACTCGCCGGCGGTTTGCGTCGACAAACCCGGCAGCGCCGAAGGCATGTAGAGCAAGTCGCCTTCGTCCAGCGGCGGCAGGAACTCGCCGCCCAGCTTCGACAATGGCCACAGCGCGCTGGCGACCATCAGCAGCGCCACCAACAACGTCATGCGTGGCCAGCGCAGCACGGCGTCCAGCGCCGGTTGATAGAGCTTGATCAGGCCGCGATTGAGCGGGTTGCGTTGTTCATCGGGAATCCGCCCGCGAATCCAGTAGCCCATCAGCACCGGGATCAAGGTCACCGACAACCCGGCCGCTGCCGCCATGGCGTAGGTCTTGGTGTAGGCCAGCGGGCCAAAGAGCCGGCCTTCCTGGGCCTGCAAGGTAAACACCGGAATAAACGACAAGGTGATGATCAGCAGGCAGAAAAACAACGCCGGCCCTACCTCGACCGCTGCATCGGTCATGACCTTCCAGTGCTCGTCGCCTTTCAATTCACGACCGGAATTGGCGTGATGCCAGGCTTCGATCTTCTTGTGCGCGTTTTCGATCATCACCACCGCCGCATCCACCATCGCGCCAATGGCAATCGCGATACCGCCCAGGGACATGATGTTGGCGTTGATCCCTTGGAAACGCATGACGATAAACGCGATCAGCACCCCCACTGGCAACGAGATAATGGCGACCAGTGACGAGCGCAAATGCCACAGGAAAATCCCGCACACCAGCGCCACTACCAGGAACTCTTCCAGCAGTTTGTGGCTGAGGTTGTCCACGGCACGGTCGATCAGCTTGCTGCGGTCGTAGGTGGTGACGATCTCTACGCCCGGCGGCAGGCTGCTTTTCAGTTGCTCAAGCCTGGTCTTGACTGCGGCGATGGCTTCGCGAGCATTCTTGCCGCTGCGCAGGATCACCACGCCGCCCACTGCCTCGCCCTCGCCGTCCAGTTCACTGATGCCTCGGCGCAGGTCTGGGCCCAACTGAAGGGTTGCCACATCGCCGAGGGTGACCGGCACGTTGTTAGCGTCGAGGCGCAGGGGAATCGCACGAAAATCGCTGAGGCTTTGCAGGTAGCCGGACGCACGCACCATGTACTCGGACTCGCCCATATTCAGCACCGAGCCACCGGTTTCCTGATTGGCCTTGGCGATTGCCTCCTTGACCTGCGCCTGGGTGATGCCGCGACTGGCCAGCGCCAACGGGTCGAGTTGCACCTGGTATTGCTTGACCTGACCGCCAATGGTGGCGACTTCTGCCACATTGGGCAGGGTCTTGAGTTCGAACTTGAGAAACCAGTCCTGCAGCGCGCGCAATTGCGCCAGGTCGTGCTGGCCGCTACGGTCCACCAGCGCGTACTGGTAGATCCAACCCACCCCGGTAGCGTCCGGGCCCAGTGCCGGTTTGGCCGACGCAGGCAGCCGCGCCTGCAATTGGCTGAGGTATTCCAGCACGCGCGAACGCGCCCAATACAGGTCGGTGCCTTCATCGAACAGCACGTAGACGTAGCTGTCCCCGAAGAAGGAGAAACCACGCACGGTCTTCGCCCCCGGCACCGAGAGCATGGTGGTGGTCATTGGGTAGGTGACCTGGTTTTCCACGATCTGCGGCGCCTGGCCCGGGTACGGCGTGCGGATGATCACTTGCACATCCGAGAGGTCCGGCAATGCGTCGACCGGTGTGTTCTGCACGGCCCAAACGCCCCACGCCGTGACGAACAACGTAGCCAGCAGTACCAGGAAGCGGTTGGCCACCGACCAGCGAATCAAAAAGGCGATCATGGCTGGGCTCCCGGCTGCATGTTCATCGCCGCTTCGGCGGCGGTTACGCCTTTGAGGCTGGCTTCGGAGTCGAGCAGGAACTGGCCTGATGCGACCACCTGCTGGCCTTCCTGCAGGCCGCTGAGAATGACGGTCTGCTCCTGGTTTTCGGCCCCGGCCTGGACTTCCACCGGACGGTAATGGCCGCCCTCCTCGGCCAACATCACCAACACACGCTTGCCGGTGCGGATCAGCGCCTCACTGGGCACCTGCAACACCGGTTGCCCGCTGGATTGCGCCAGGCGCACCTGGGCGGTCATGCCCGGGCGCAAGTTGCCATTCGGGTTGGGCAGTTCGACGCGCACCTGCACCGTACGGCTGTCCATCGCGGTGGCCGGCAGGATCGCGCTGACGGTGCCGTTGACCACCTGGCCGGGCAAACCAACAAACCGGCTCTGCACGGGTTGCCCCACCTGCAACGCGGCACCTTGAGCTTCAGGCACCGCAACCTGCAGCCACACTCGTTCCAGGCCATTGAGCCGCGCCAGGGTTTGCCCCGCAGCGACGGTCATGCCCTCGCGCACCTCAAGGTTTGCAGAGCACCGCTCAGCGGACTGCTGACCGTCAGCACCGACTGCACCTGACCACTGCGCTCCATCCGGCTGATCAACGCCGCCGGCATGCCGCTCAAGCGCAGGCGTTGACGGGCGGCGGCGATCAAGCCGTTATCGCCGCTGTGACGCAGGGCCAAAATTCTTCCTGGGCCGCCGCCCATTCCGGTATCAGCACGTCTGCCAAGGGCTCGCCCGCCTTGAGCACATCCCCCGGTGCGCGTGCGTAAACCCGCTCGACAAACCCCGCCGCACGCGCCTGCACCACCGCCACATCACGCTCGTTGAAGGCCAGGATGCCCGACACGTCCAGCGTCGACGCCAGTACACCACGGGTGACCGATGCCAGACGCACGCCGATGTTCTGCGCTTGGCGCGGGTCGATCTGCACACCCGGCGTCTGCATCGCCGTGCCTTCGGCGTAGCGCGGCACCAGCTGCATGTCCATGAACGGCGATTTGCCAGGCTTGTCGAACTTCTGTTGCGGGTACATCGGGTCGTACCAGTACAACGCCGGCTTGTCCTCTTTGACGCCAACAGCCGCGGCCGGATGCAACTGCGCCACCCCGTAACCGACGCCCAGCCCCGCCAGCACTAACGCGGCGACGATTCGATTATTCATTGGCAGGTTCCCCATAAGCGAAATACAACTGGGCGCCAACCAAGGCGCGTTGTTCGATGGCATCAATCTGTTTGAAACGGGCTTCGACCAGCTCCCGGCGGGCACTGACCACCGTCATCAAATCGCCCTTGCCTGCCCGATAGCCGGCCAGGCTCAGCGCGACCTTCTCTTCGGCCAACGGCACCAGGCTGTCCTGGCTGCGCTGCACGGCACGATCCAGGCGCTGGTAGTCCGCCAAGTCATCGTCAAGCATCTGGATATGTTCACGGGTGGCGGCTTCGCGTTCGGCATCCAACTGGTCCAGCTCGGCCTGCTTGGCCGCGATGCCAGGGTTTTGCCGGCGACCGGCGAAGATCGGCAAGTCGAAGGTGAATTGCAGGTTGACCATGTCGCCAAACTCACGACTGCGATGCCCGTAGTCGACTTCCCAGCTCCAGTCCGAAGTCTTTTGTGCCTTGGCTTCCTGCAATCGCGCCTGCGCTTCACGGGTGCGCGGCACAAAGGCTTGCAGTTCCGGGTGCTGGTGCAGGTTGTGGCCCAGGCCGCGACTGTCGATGTTCCAGTCTGGCAACTGCCCGCTGGGGCTTCATTGGCCGCTGGGCCGATCCAGCGTTTAAGAGCGGCGCGGGCCTGGGCGCGCTGTTGGGTCAGCTCATCTTCGCGCCCGGCCAGCTCGGCCGCTTCCTGCTTGGGAAGCACCGCATCGGCCGCTTGGCCACGGCCACCGGCCAATTGCGCGCGCACGCTGTCTTGCAACAGGCGATTTTGTTGATAAAAGTCCTTGAACAAGGCCTCTTTGCGTTCGACCGCATAGGCGCGAATCCACGCCTGGGCCGTGGCTTGGCGCACGTTAAGGCGTTCGATCCGGCCTTCGGCGGCAGTCCGTTCGATGGTCGCGTCGGCCAACTCGACCCGCGCCTTGCGCTTGTCGCGGCTGGGCACCTGTTGCTGGATGCCGATCATCTGCTGGGTCATGTCATCGCCATACAACGTGCCGCGATTAGGCCCGCCAATGGGGGAAACTTTGCAGGCCGACTACCAGCTTCGGGTCCGGCAGTTCACCGGCCGGAATTGCCGATTGCGTGGCGGCTTGCAGCTTGGCCGCTTCAGCCGCCAGCGACGGAGCGGTGTTTTGCGCCAGGCGCAAGGCGTCGTCCAGGGTCAGCGCATTCGCCAACGCCGGCCACGCCAGCACGCCCACCACCAAGGCGCGCATGTAGAGGGAATTCATGGTGAGATTTCCTGATCTGTTGCGCTGCGCGTCGCACTAAGCGACCCACAGCAAGGCCATCCCGGTTTGGGGATGAGTCTTCAGGTGCAACAGGAATCAGGCCCGGGGTGGGCGCCAGACGCCGGACGGCGTGCGGTCGGGGATAAAGTTGTTGGCGCCGTTAAGCGCTAAGGGGTGTGCCAGGGTCAAAGGCGCCTTGAGCACAGGCATTGCCAGTTGCAACACGCCACCGGTCTTGCATTCCTGGCCGGGTTTGCAGGCCTTGCCATGGTCGACGCCGTCCTGGCAGCAGTCGGGCGACATGTCGCTCATCATCTGCATGTCGGCCATCTTCATCGGGCACGGTTCGGTGCTCGACGGCACACCCGCCATCCCGGTCAGGGGAAGCGTGAGGCTTAACAGCAAGACCAGGATTAAACGCAGAAGGCGGCTCATGGGGTGCGAGTCTAGCCAAGCACGGGTTAAGCCGCTATTAACAATTGCGTGAGAACTCGACCGTGATAACGGATCTGCGCCAGGGTCAGCGCGGTGTAGCCGATGATCACCGCCGGAGACAGGGTCACCTGGGCGCAGAACTTGCCCAACGGCTGCAACGTCAACCCGACTGCGGCAGCACGCTCGCAGAAATCGCCCTCCGTAACGCCAGGCGGCAACCACAACACGAAATGCAAACCCGCCTGCTGGCCGCTGACTGCGCAGTTGTGCGGCAGGCATGCGAGCAACGCATCGCGGCGTGCCTCATAGGCCTGGCGCGACGCGCGCAGGTGGCGCACAAAAGCGCCACTGCGCAGAAACTCCGCCAACCCCAACTGATCACTCGCCCCACCGAATGCCCAGTGAGTTGCAACGTGCGCAGCAGTGACCGGCGCAGCGCCTTGGGCACCACCATGAAGCCCACGCGCAAACCGGGGAACAGGTTCTTGTTGAAGCTGCCGCAGTGAATCACCCGGTCGGCGTGATCCAGGGATTTAAGCGCGGCCAGCGGCGCGGTGTTGTAGTTGTACTCACTGTCGTAATCGTCTTCGACCACCCACGCATCGGCGCGGGCGGCCCAGTCCAGCAGCGCCAGGCGACGGGACACCGACAGTGTCATGCCCAGCGGCGCCTGGTGGGCTGGAGTGACGTAGGCCAGTCGCGCAGTTTCGGGCAGTCGGGCCGTGTCGAGGCCTTCGGCGGTAACGGGAATGGCGTGGATTTGCGCACCTGCCAGCGCGAACAAACGACGGGCCGGCAGGTAGCCCGGGTCTTCCACACAGGCGGTGTCGCCAGGCTTGAGCAAGGTACGGGCGATCAAGTCGAGGGCATGGCGGATACCCGTGGTGATAATCACCTCGTCGGCTTCGCAGCGCAGGCCGCGATAGCTGCGCAGGTAATCGGCAATGTGCTCGCGCAGATCCGGCAGGCCTGCGGGATGGTTCGCCTCCAAAACACCTGGCCCCACGGCAAGCAAGCCGCGCGAAATACAGCGCGCCCAGGCTTTGAGGTCGAACAAGCTGGCATCCGGGCGCCGTGCGACAAAGGGCACATGGCTTTGTACACCCGCAGAGGGAGGGTCAGGTTCTACCGGGCGGCGCACCATGACCGAAGCCACCGGGGCAGCAATGAATTGTTCGGGGATCACCGCACACACCCGCGTGCCGGAGCCCGCCACCCGCTGCACATACCCTTCGCTGTGCAGGCGGTCGAACGCGGCTTCCAGCGTGCCACGGGACACCAACCAGCGCTCGGCCAGGCTGCGAGTGGACGGCAAGCGACTGCCCGCCGGCAACTGCCGATCGAGGATGGCGGCGCGCAAGGCGTCATAGGCGCCCTGCTGTTTGCCGGCGTCCAGACTATCGGGCCGTGGCAAGTCCAGGGCGGATGGGGCTTTCCTCGGCTCATAGTGGTCCAGTCTATTTAGGCTTAAGTGGCTCTAAGGATTAAACCACAAAGCCACTAGAGTTCGAGCACTACCCCTTGCGAAGGAACGCCCCATGACCCAACGCGCCCTTACTTCCGGTTTCTGGCTGGTGCTGCTGACCCTGCTGATCGCCCTGCCGCGCATCACCCTGGACCTGCACTTGCCAGCCCTACCGGCCATGGCCGACTACTTGCACAGCAGCGACAGCCAACTGCAACTGACCCTCACGCTGTACACCGTAGGTTCGGCCATTTCGCTGCTGGTCGCCGGCCCACTCACCGACCGTTTTGGCCGCCGTCCGGTGTTGCTGACAGGGCTGTTTCTGTATGTCGTGGCCACGGTGGCCTGCGCCTTGGCCGAAAGCCTGCCGGTCCTGATCATCGCCCGCCTGTTCCAGGCCTTGGGCGGTTGCTGCACCACGGTGATTGGCCGGGTGATCGTGCGCGATCATTTCGATCGTCACGAACAGGCACGCTTGCTGGGGCTGATCTCCATGGCCATGGCCGTCTCCCCATGGCCGCACCGGTACTGGGCAGCCTGATGCTGCCGTTGATCAACTGGCGCGGGCTATTTTTGGTGCTGGGGATTGTGGGCGCGGGGCTGTACCTGGTGGTGTATCGCCGGCTGCCTGAAACGCGCCCACCGCAGGTCGCCGCAGCGCCGCCGAGCAATCTACTGCACATTTACAGGCAACTTCTGCGTGACCGCTATTTCCTGCGCTATTCGCTGGCAATCGGCTGCGTCTACAGCACCTACTTTCCGTTTATCGCCGAGTCGTCGGCACTGCTGCAGCGCGGTTTTCATCTCTCACCCACGGCCTACGCACTGGTATTCGCGGCGACCATCAGCGGCTACATGCTCGGCGCGAACATATTCCGCCGTCTGGTGCTGCGGTTCGAGCCGGATCGGGTGATTGCAGGCGCTATCGCGCTGAACGTGTTGGGCAGCCTGACACTTGCTGCTGCCACCGCAGCGTTACCGAGCCAATGGCTGGCGATTGTGCTGCCGATGGTGGTGATCATGGTGTCGGTGGGGATGGTGATTCCGGCCTGCCAGTTGGCGGTGTTGCAGCCCTACGGCGCGATTGCGGGGACGGCGTCGGGGTTGTTCTTTTTTACCCAGATGTTTTTGACGGCGCTGAGCAGTTGGGCGACGGGGTTGTTGTCGGATGGTACGTCCACGCCATTGATCATCATGACTGCATCGGCGAGCGCGTTGCTAGCGACCAGTTGGCTGACCCTCCACACAACCAAAAGTGGGAGCGGGCTTGCTCGCGAAAGCGGCGTGTCAGTCGATGCATCCGGTGGCTGACACACTGCCTTCGTGAGCAAGCCCGCTCCACAGGGAACGGGCCAGGCTCAGGTTTAGTGCATGAAGATCGCGATCAGGATGATGACTGGGATAGGTACACCGAGGAAAAAAGCAGAATTGAGCGCATGGTGATTTCCTTGAATTAAGAGGCCTTGAATTAACGTACGAAGTGTTCGGTTTCGACATACACCACTGCATCCCGACGACGACCGCCATAGGTTGCAGCGAAGCTGGCGAAGAACGCACCGATCAGCAGGGAAATAAAGGTCCACAGCGAGGCATACGCAGCGACCTTCGCAGCCGTGTCGGCGGCCTGCTTGGCTTTGAGCTTCGCGTCTTCGATCGCTTTACGGGCGTCGCCGTAGACCTTGTCGATACGCGCTTCGGCGTCAGCCTGGCTGAGGTTGGTGCGCTGGCTGATCAACTGGGCCAGGTAGGTACGGTCTTCGGGCGCCAGCTGGCCGTCGTTGGCCAAGGTGCGGGTGAAGATACGTGCAACCACGCCGTGCGCTGCGTCATCGCTGACGGCAACCGGACGGTCGTCGCGGAACAGGCTGTCGACGTAATAGCCGAAGTCATCGCCCTTCACGCCCTGTGCAGCACTGCCCACGGCCTGGGCTGCACCCGACGCCACGCTGGCACCGGCTTTCACACCACCACCGACTACACTGCTGACGGAGCCAACTACCAGAATCGCCGTCACCAACGTCGCCACGGCCCAGGCCAGGAAGCCGTGGGCGGTATCGCGAAAATACACC
The Pseudomonas poae DNA segment above includes these coding regions:
- a CDS encoding efflux RND transporter permease subunit, with protein sequence MIAFLIRWSVANRFLVLLATLFVTAWGVWAVQNTPVDALPDLSDVQVIIRTPYPGQAPQIVENQVTYPMTTTMLSVPGAKTVRGFSFFGDSYVYVLFDEGTDLYWARSRVLEYLSQLQARLPASAKPALGPDATGVGWIYQYALVDRSGQHDLAQLRALQDWFLKFELKTLPNVAEVATIGGQVKQYQVQLDPLALASRGITQAQVKEAIAKANQETGGSVLNMGESEYMVRASGYLQSLSDFRAIPLRLDANNVPVTLGDVATLQLGPDLRRGISELDGEGEAVGGVVILRSGKNAREAIAAVKTRLEQLKSSLPPGVEIVTTYDRSKLIDRAVDNLSHKLLEEFLVVALVCGIFLWHLRSSLVAIISLPVGVLIAFIVMRFQGINANIMSLGGIAIAIGAMVDAAVVMIENAHKKIEAWHHANSGRELKGDEHWKVMTDAAVEVGPALFFCLLIITLSFIPVFTLQAQEGRLFGPLAYTKTYAMAAAAGLSVTLIPVLMGYWIRGRIPDEQRNPLNRGLIKLYQPALDAVLRWPRMTLLVALLMVASALWPLSKLGGEFLPPLDEGDLLYMPSALPGLSTQTAGELLQRTDRLIKTVPEVAHVFGKAGRAETATDPAPLEMFETTIEFKPRDQWRPGMTPDKLVKELDRVVQVPGLTNIWIPPIRNRIDMLATGVKSPIGVKVAGTSLMQIDVVTQAVEKVAKGVPGVSSALAERLTGGRYIDVDIDRAAAARYGLNIADVQAVVSGAIGGETIGETVEGLARFPISLRYPKEWRDSVTALGALPIYTPAGSQITLGTVARIKISDGPPMLKSENARPSGWVYIDVRDRDLASVVKDLRAAIDQQVHLQPGMSLSYSGQFEFLERANERLKLVVPATLLIIFVLLYLTFRRVDEALLILATLPFALTGGVWLLYWLGFNLSVATGVGFIALAGVSAEFGVIMLLYLKNAWTEREDGDLLAAITEGAVMRVRPKAMTVAVIIAGLLPILLGGGTGSEVMSRIAAPMIGGMLTAPLLSLFVIPAAYRLMRR